In Mercurialis annua linkage group LG5, ddMerAnnu1.2, whole genome shotgun sequence, a single genomic region encodes these proteins:
- the LOC126681288 gene encoding uncharacterized protein LOC126681288, with the protein MAHNIPTFGVITSVLTRFEGRFGQSEPEPNRGFVEISATDVFAPTVKMEFERATVNPNFIHFRFCYSNRYWSLPSPTSSSIVAVSDQKNEDTSQQTCTLFEPVFDAQTATYSIRFVHNGRFVRVTNGNRRVITDNLGPGGVDQFFRFNLTEWDTFIKLPKYITFRGHNNKFLKPFTRQGVVYHSFSSDESNDRETAYEVIEIGDGHVRIRPLALETDQVLRRNRDDWIGLSIPDRTRETLFWPVKVGGRIIALRSAGNDRICRSLTQGNMTDCLTAQATGLISQSRLTVSELVMGRRIYDVVYHMDNARIYGHRAVVTGSGRSTNSGTEEATQTISISFTDTSSYTFSNSNSLSTGVTTSVTAGFGSIVSMEVGIQISSEQTVSVEVGEEVSRSVTTETSYTTPVPPMSTVIVNYVATEGKCDIPFSYTQRDQDSVDGSFRFSNNNDGVYTGVNYFSFHFEQPQFRSLQETESD; encoded by the exons ATGGCACATAACATTCCAACATTTGGCGTCATAACATCAGTCCTAACAAGATTTGAAGGACGCTTTGGACAGTCTGAACCAGAGCCAAATCGTGGCTTTGTAGAAATTTCGGCAACAGATGTTTTTGCTCCGACGGTGAAGATGGAATTTGAGAGAGCAACAGTCAATCCCAACTTTATTCACTTTCGATTTTGTTATAGCAACAGGTACTGGTCACTCCCCAGTCCAACCTCATCGTCAATTGTTGCAGTGTCCGACCAAAAAAATGAAGATACATCCCAGCAGACATGTACATTGTTTGAGCCAGTTTTTGATGCACAGACAGCAACATATTCCATCAGATTCGTTCACAATGGAAGGTTTGTGCGAGTAACGAACGGCAACCGCAGAGTCATTACAGATAATCTAGGCCCAGGAGGTGTGGATCAGTTCTTTCGTTTCAATTTGACCGAGTGGGATACATTCATAAAACTGCCCAAGTATATAACATTCAGAGGACATAATAACAAGTTCCTCAAGCCTTTCACGCGGCAAGGAGTCGTCTACCATTCATTCTCATCGGACGAAAGCAATGACCGTGAAACGGCCTACGAGGTCATTGAGATTGGAGATGGACATGTCCGCATAAGGCCTTTAGCATTAGAAACAGATCAGGTCTTGAGACGCAATCGTGATGATTGGATTGGGCTATCCATACCGGATCGTACCCGTGAAACTTTGTTTTGGCCGGTCAAGGTTGGTGGTCGCATAATTGCTCTTCGCAGCGCAGGCAACGACAGAATATGTAGAAGCCTTACACAGGGGAATATGACAGATTGCCTCACTGCTCAGGCTACCGGACTCATTTCACAAAGTAGACTCACAGTGAGTGAACTAGTTATGGGGAGGCGAATCTATGATGTTGTTTATCACATGGACAATGCTCGGATCTACGGTCACAGAGCTGTCGTAACAGGATCTGGCCGATCTACTAACAGCGGAACAGAAGAAGCTACTCAAACTATTAGCATTTCGTTTACGGATACTAGCTCTTACACTTTTTCAAATAGCAACTCGTTATCAACAg GTGTTACTACCTCTGTTACTGCTGGTTTTGGAAGCATCGTGTCGATGGAGGTAGGCATCCAAATATCGTCTGAGCAAACTGTTTCAGTGGAGGTAGGAGAAGAAGTGTCGAGATCAGTCACCACAGAGACTTCATATACAACACCTGTGCCGCCAATGAGCACGGTAATAGTAAATTATGTGGCAACGGAAGGAAAGTGCGATATTCCTTTCTCCTACACTCAGCGAGATCAGGATTCTGTTGATGGGAGTTTTCGTTTTAGTAATAATAACGATGGTGTTTATACTGGTGTCAATTATTTCAGCTTCCACTTTGAACAACCTCAGTTTAGAAGCCTGCAAGAGACTGAGAGTGATTAA